The following proteins are co-located in the Hydractinia symbiolongicarpus strain clone_291-10 chromosome 7, HSymV2.1, whole genome shotgun sequence genome:
- the LOC130648464 gene encoding uncharacterized protein LOC130648464, with product MRDHSEYFWECILCFIVFIVCLDGLTMKTKKRVSKSGRRKKQGSRKVAKKVVDAWTEEQLQEALQEFDSMPNASVRGIAKRHGINESTLRFRLKKRKEGAKLGKSGRKCVFDAETEARLAKCIGVVCNLGFSPTLDEILDLVAEYIKVTGTISLQFKNGRPGLVWIKSFMKRNGLSHKKAEMISTVRKANTSNPFIIFDFYDQLEQIFEKYPNLDAQRIWNCDESSFPTDPSKGKVVSVKGQRALKLRYGAGRENITVLGVCNAAEVALDPLIIFTGKNMQSTWYGDKALPNTFYAKSENGWMDTEVFSTWFAKFTEDVTERPLLLVFDGHLTHISISVIKKALEDDIIIMKFPPHVTDVMQPLDVACFGPLKRAWEKRLHLRVTTHGAKSQLTKSEFVNELCSIWKDGMKKESVINGFRSTGIWPIDRTMYPKERLDPRLLAKYYTWKQSGKALDWSKLSDGQIDEAAGLAQNQVSTSLPLPELQNQAESPLSISYTTPTTTPNVNITPSSLPGGSRDETNEMNILLKRLGPYPYTAPTGFCWIPNGWKLSPINQSTPKSTELFPLHLFEIIDGCSSNIQKDKKGTNRLIQTTPLRK from the exons ATGAGAGACCACAGTGAGTATTTTTGGGAATGTATACTGTGTTTTATCGTGTTTATAGTTTGTCTAGACGGcttaacaatgaaaacaaaaaaacgtgtATCAAAGAGTGGTCGAAGAAAAAAGCAGGGTAGCAGAAAAGTTGCGAAGAAAGTTGTGGACGCGTGGACAGAAGAGCAACTCCAGGAAGCGCTTCAAGAGTTCGATTCTATGCCGAATGCATCAGTCAGAGGCATAGCAAAACGTCATGGTATCAACGAATCTACGCTGCgatttcgtttaaaaaaacgCAAGGAAGGAGCCAAATTAGGAAAGTCTGGTCGGAAATGTGTTTTCGATGCAGAAACGGAGGCCCGGCTAGCTAAGTGCATTGGTGTTGTATGTAACCTTGGTTTTAGTCCTACGTTGGATGAAATTTTG gATCTTGTTGCCGAATACATCAAAGTCACAGGGACGATTTCACTTCAGTTTAAAAATGGAAGGCCTGGTTTGGTGTGGATAAAGAGCTTTATGAAAAGAAACGGACTGAGTCACAAGAAGGCTGAGATGATTAGTACTGTCCGTAAAGCAAACACATCCAATCcatttataatttttgatttctaCGATCAATTGGAACAG atCTTCGAGAAATACCCTAATCTGGATGCACAACGGATCTGGAACTGTGACGAAAGTTCTTTTCCAACTGATCCATCAAAAGGGAAAGTTGTCTCCGTGAAGGGACAGCGTGCCCTTAAATTACGGTATGGCGCTGGGAGAGAAAACATCACTGTACTCGGTGTTTGTAATGCAGCTGAAGTGGCACTTGACCCTCTTATTATATTCACTGGAAAAAATATGCAAAGTACGTGGTACGGGGACAAGGCTCTACCCAACACGTTTTACGCCAAGTCTGAAAACGGTTGGATGGACACGGAAGTTTTTTCCACGTGGTTCGCCAAATTCACTGAGGACGTAACAGAAAGACCATTGTTACTGGTGTTTGATGGGCACCTTACCCATATCAGCATATCTGTCATTAAAAAAGCATTGGAAGACGATATAATTATAATGAAATTCCCTCCACATGTTACGGATGTCATGCAACCCCTAGATGTTGCATGTTTTGGACCCTTAAAACGTGCTTGGGAGAAGCGCCTCCATTTACGCGTGACAACACATGGTGCTAAAAGCCAATTGACAAAGTCTGAGTTTGTCAATGAACTCTGTTCCATTTGGAAAGATGGCATGAAAAAAGAAAGCGTTATCAATGGGTTTAGGAGTACTGGAATATGGCCAATTGACAGAACCATGTATCCAAAGGAACGCTTGGACCCAAGATTGTTAGCGAAATATTATACGTGGAAACAAAGTGGTAAAGCTCTTGATTGGTCTAAATTGTCAGACGG ACAAATCGATGAAGCTGCGGGTCTTGCGCAAAATCAAGTCTCGACATCATTACCACTGCCCGAATTGCAAAACCAAGCAGAATCTCCTTTATCAATATCTTATACCACACCTACAACCACCCCTAATGTAAATATAACTCCATCATCTCTGCCAGGCGGAAGTCGTGATGAAACTAATGAGATGAATATCTTGTTAAAGCGGCTTGGACCATATCCATATACAGCACCTACAGGCTTCTGCTGGATTCCAAATGGTTGGAAGTTGTCACCAATTAACCAGTCCACCCCAAAATCGACTgag TTATTTCCATTGCACCTCTTTGAAATTATTGACGGTTGTAGTTCTAATattcaaaaagataaaaaaggcaCAAATAGACTAATCCAGACTACACCGCTACGTAAATAG
- the LOC130648465 gene encoding uncharacterized protein LOC130648465: MITTYRAQGCKTLSLRLWSTAQDGDLKRQNYFLTTDVILNTILQPPHIQLCYDFTRMSHNCSESKRSRKKLLSPNTATVHGEYFSNSYFKTQPRHPYIKLGRAEKLEQARAMACKQKSVYTWIDTFEKFLKENKISSDSQIFTCDESGFNEIAPAVIFPGVNFNPEYAIGFPKNYYLDGWMETAQFFRWLSTVQSESIVLCTYSCEFRVCGRYRLLELLTILVIYIGRTLLKILIAITFRLYCNHFVKSIPPLRSAVLLVDGHVSHIDYHTSQFCQQNQILLFRLPPHTYHALQPTDRGFFSVFKHNLSKQAFDQSCRNDVVKSSFRATGIWPVNRLNVDHDLFRHANVYLDAELDLEITPGKNDATLPSEPSFGSACGIIHRG; the protein is encoded by the exons ATGATAACTACTTACAGAGCACAAG GTTGTAAAACTTTAAGC ttaagaCTTTG GTCCACCGCTCAAGATGGCGATCTAAAACggcaaaattattttcttac AACAGATGTCATACTTAATACTATTCTTCAACCACCTCATATCCAGTTATGTTATGACTTTACCAGAATGAGTCACAATTGCAGCGAAAGTAAAAGATCacgaaaaaaacttttgagCCCTAATACGGCCACCGTACACGGCGAGTATTTTTCGAATTCCTATTTTAAAACTCAACC ACGACATCCCTACATCAAACTTGGACGGGCCGAAAAACTGGAACAGGCACGGGCAATGGCGTGCAAACAGAAAAGTGTGTACACTTGGATTGATACCTTTGAAAAATTcctgaaagaaaacaaaatatccTCTGACAGCCAAATCTTTACCTGTGATGAGTCTGGCTTCAATGAAA TTGCACCTGCAGTCATCTTTCCGGGTGTAAATTTTAATCCTGAATACGCGATTGGGTTtccaaaaaattattatcttGATGGATGGATGGAAACCGCGCAGTTCTTCAGGTGGCTtagtacagtacagtctgaat CTATTGTTCTGTGTAcctattcatgcgagtttcgcgtcTGCGGTAGATATAGATTACTAGAATTACTAACAATTCTAGTAATCTATATTGGgcgaactcttttgaaaattttaattgca attacattcagactgtactgtaatcACTTTGTGAAAAGCATTCCGCCATTACGATCAGCAGTGTTGCTTGTGGATGGCCACGTATCACATATTGACTACCATACAAGTCAGTTTTGTCAGCAAAATCAGATCTTGTTGTTCCGCCTACCTCCGCATACCTATCATGCACTGCAACCAACTGATCGCGGATTCTTCAGTGTGTTCAAGCACAATTTATCGAAGCAA GCCTTTGACCAGTCATGTCGAAACGATGTCGTGAAATCTTCTTTTCGTGCAACTGGAATATGGCCTGTAAACAGGTTAAACGTAGATCACGACCTTTTTAGACATGCAAACGTCTATTTGGATGCAGAACTAGATCTTGAAATCACCCCAGGAAAAAATGATGCTACTTTGCCGTCTGAACCAAGTTTTGGTAGTGCATGCGGGATAATCCATCGGGGGTAA